The Peribacillus sp. FSL P2-0133 genome has a segment encoding these proteins:
- the ffh gene encoding signal recognition particle protein gives MAFEGLADRLQSTMQKIRGKGKVNEADVKEMMREVRLALLEADVNFKVVKDFVKRVSERSVGQEVLKSLTPGQQVIKVVKEELTELMGGEQSKIAVASKPPTVIMMVGLQGAGKTTTTGKLANLLRKKYNRKPLLVAADIYRPAAIKQLETLGKQLSMPVFSLGDQVSPVEIAKQAIEKAKEEHHDYVLIDTAGRLHVDENLMGELKDIKELTKPDEIFLVVDAMTGQDAVNVAQSFNEQLGLTGVVLTKLDGDTRGGAALSIRSVTDTPIKFVGMGEKLDAIEAFHPERMASRILGMGDVLTLIEKAQANVDEEKAKELEKKMRTATFTFDDFLDQLGQVRNMGPLDDILKMIPGANKMKGMDNLQIDEKQIGHVEAIIRSMTTHEKEHPETMNASRKKRIAKGSGRSIQEVNRLLKQFEEMKKMMKQVTNMQKGKKKGFKFPFM, from the coding sequence ATGGCATTTGAAGGATTGGCCGACCGACTGCAGAGCACGATGCAAAAAATCCGCGGAAAAGGGAAGGTCAACGAAGCGGACGTAAAAGAAATGATGCGTGAAGTTCGATTGGCCCTGCTTGAAGCGGATGTTAACTTTAAAGTCGTGAAGGATTTTGTAAAACGTGTCAGTGAACGTTCGGTAGGTCAGGAAGTGCTGAAAAGCTTAACCCCCGGTCAACAGGTAATTAAAGTAGTTAAGGAAGAATTGACGGAGCTGATGGGCGGCGAACAAAGCAAGATTGCCGTTGCCTCGAAACCACCGACTGTCATTATGATGGTAGGGCTTCAGGGTGCTGGTAAAACGACGACCACCGGAAAGCTTGCCAATCTTCTTAGAAAAAAATACAACCGCAAGCCATTGCTCGTTGCGGCTGATATTTACCGTCCGGCGGCGATTAAGCAGCTTGAAACACTTGGCAAACAATTAAGCATGCCTGTTTTCTCCCTTGGGGACCAGGTCAGCCCTGTTGAAATTGCCAAACAGGCAATTGAAAAAGCTAAGGAAGAACATCATGATTATGTGTTGATTGATACCGCAGGCCGCCTTCATGTTGATGAAAACTTGATGGGCGAACTGAAGGATATCAAAGAGTTGACAAAACCTGATGAAATCTTCCTGGTTGTCGATGCGATGACAGGTCAGGATGCGGTCAATGTTGCCCAAAGCTTCAATGAACAGCTAGGTCTGACTGGAGTCGTCTTAACGAAACTTGATGGGGATACACGTGGTGGTGCGGCACTTTCAATTCGTTCAGTCACCGACACGCCGATTAAATTCGTCGGTATGGGGGAAAAATTGGATGCAATTGAAGCGTTCCATCCAGAACGGATGGCGTCAAGGATTCTCGGCATGGGTGATGTATTGACCCTTATCGAAAAAGCACAGGCCAATGTAGATGAAGAAAAAGCGAAAGAATTAGAGAAAAAGATGCGTACAGCCACTTTTACCTTTGATGATTTCCTTGATCAGCTTGGTCAGGTGCGGAATATGGGACCGCTTGATGATATTCTGAAAATGATTCCCGGTGCGAATAAAATGAAAGGGATGGACAACCTGCAGATCGATGAGAAACAGATCGGTCATGTGGAAGCTATCATCCGTTCAATGACTACGCATGAAAAGGAACATCCGGAAACCATGAATGCATCCCGCAAGAAACGGATTGCCAAGGGAAGCGGCAGATCGATTCAAGAAGTGAACCGTCTACTGAAGCAATTCGAAGAAATGAAAAAGATGATGAAACAGGTTACGAACATGCAAAAAGGAAAGAAAAAGGGATTCAAATTCCCGTTCATGTAA
- the ylqF gene encoding ribosome biogenesis GTPase YlqF — protein sequence MTIQWFPGHMAKARREVTEKLKLIDIIFELVDARIPASSRNPMIDEIIQHKPRVILLNKADMADPVKTNLWLEHYKSQGKTAIAINSQAGNGLNQITAAAKKLLKEKYERMESRGIKPRAIRAMIVGIPNVGKSTLINRLAKKNIAKTGNTPGVTKAQQWIKVGKELELLDTPGILWPKFEDQEVGLKLALTGAIKDTILNLHEVSLYGLRFLEKEYPDRMKSRYNLDVIPQETLELFDAVGKFRGCLASGGFIDYDKTAELVVREIRSEKMGPLTFEVPLEYEEVDIPD from the coding sequence TTGACAATACAGTGGTTCCCTGGCCATATGGCCAAAGCAAGACGGGAAGTAACAGAGAAATTAAAACTGATCGACATCATCTTTGAACTTGTGGATGCCCGGATTCCGGCATCTTCACGAAATCCGATGATCGATGAAATCATTCAGCATAAACCGAGGGTTATCCTATTGAATAAAGCTGATATGGCAGATCCGGTAAAAACTAATTTGTGGCTTGAGCATTATAAATCGCAGGGGAAAACGGCGATTGCCATTAATTCGCAGGCAGGAAACGGTTTAAACCAGATTACAGCTGCTGCCAAAAAACTTTTAAAAGAGAAGTATGAGCGGATGGAATCAAGAGGAATAAAGCCGAGAGCGATCCGTGCCATGATAGTCGGCATTCCGAACGTGGGGAAATCGACATTAATCAATCGACTTGCCAAAAAGAACATTGCCAAAACAGGGAATACTCCTGGCGTCACGAAAGCGCAGCAATGGATAAAAGTTGGTAAGGAATTGGAATTGCTGGATACGCCGGGGATTCTCTGGCCAAAATTCGAGGATCAAGAAGTTGGTTTGAAGCTGGCATTGACAGGTGCGATCAAGGATACGATTTTAAACTTGCACGAAGTCTCTTTATACGGTCTTCGCTTTTTGGAAAAAGAATATCCGGATAGAATGAAATCCCGTTATAACCTGGATGTAATTCCGCAGGAAACGCTCGAATTGTTCGATGCTGTCGGAAAGTTCAGGGGCTGTTTGGCATCTGGGGGCTTCATCGATTATGATAAAACCGCAGAGTTGGTCGTACGTGAAATCCGTTCAGAAAAGATGGGCCCGCTGACGTTTGAGGTCCCATTGGAATATGAAGAGGTTGATATCCCCGATTAA
- a CDS encoding EscU/YscU/HrcU family type III secretion system export apparatus switch protein, with the protein MINDLRKEAIALKYDQRTSKAPVILAKGKGKTAEKILEKAMKLDIPVQRDESLAALLGQFDINQTIPEELYGAVAEVFAFIYKVDKEKNR; encoded by the coding sequence ATGATAAATGATCTACGAAAAGAAGCCATTGCCTTAAAGTATGATCAAAGAACATCCAAAGCGCCCGTCATATTGGCGAAGGGGAAAGGTAAAACGGCTGAAAAAATTCTGGAAAAGGCCATGAAACTGGATATACCGGTCCAGAGGGACGAATCGCTTGCTGCACTTTTAGGTCAATTTGATATAAATCAAACGATTCCCGAAGAATTATATGGAGCAGTTGCAGAGGTATTTGCATTCATTTATAAAGTTGACAAAGAAAAGAATCGGTAG
- the rpsP gene encoding 30S ribosomal protein S16 translates to MAVKIRLKRMGAKKSPFYRIVVADSRSPRDGRYIEVVGTYNPVTQPAKVEINEELALKWLQDGAKPSDTVRNLFSTQGIMEKFHVAKNSK, encoded by the coding sequence ATGGCAGTAAAAATTCGCTTAAAACGTATGGGAGCTAAAAAATCTCCTTTCTATCGTATTGTAGTTGCAGATTCTCGTTCACCACGTGACGGACGTTACATTGAAGTGGTAGGAACTTATAACCCGGTGACTCAACCAGCTAAAGTTGAAATCAACGAAGAGCTTGCTCTTAAATGGTTACAAGATGGAGCTAAACCATCTGATACAGTTCGTAACTTATTCTCTACACAAGGCATCATGGAAAAATTCCATGTTGCAAAAAACAGCAAGTAA
- the sucC gene encoding ADP-forming succinate--CoA ligase subunit beta, whose protein sequence is MNIHEYQGKEILRQYGVSVPNGRVAFTVDEAVEAAKELGTEVVVVKAQIHAGGRGKAGGVKVAKNLDEARTYAEEILGKTLVTHQTGPAGKEVKRLLIEEGCDITKEYYIGLVLDRATNSVVLMASEEGGTEIEEVAEKTPEKIFKEVIDPVVGLTGFQARRIAFNINIPASLINKASKLMVNLYTAFVEKDCSIAEINPLVVTGDGNVMALDAKLNFDDNAIYRQKDIAEFRDLDEEDAKEIEASKHGLSYISLDGNIGCMVNGAGLAMATMDIIKHYMGDPANFLDVGGGATEEKVKEAFKIILSDKNVKGIFVNIFGGIMKCDIIATGVVAAAKELGLDVPLVVRLEGTNVDLGKKILKESGLNITAAESMADGAQKIVSLVG, encoded by the coding sequence ATGAATATCCATGAGTATCAGGGGAAAGAGATATTGCGACAATACGGGGTATCCGTTCCAAATGGCCGGGTTGCCTTTACTGTTGATGAAGCAGTGGAAGCAGCGAAGGAGTTAGGTACGGAAGTTGTTGTCGTAAAAGCTCAAATTCATGCGGGCGGCCGCGGGAAAGCCGGCGGAGTCAAGGTAGCGAAGAATCTTGATGAAGCACGTACATATGCAGAAGAAATTCTTGGCAAGACGTTGGTGACCCATCAAACAGGACCTGCAGGCAAGGAAGTTAAGCGTTTACTTATTGAAGAGGGCTGCGACATTACGAAAGAGTATTATATCGGGCTGGTCCTTGACCGTGCTACGAACAGTGTCGTGTTGATGGCTTCTGAAGAAGGCGGAACGGAAATTGAGGAAGTGGCCGAAAAGACGCCAGAGAAAATTTTCAAAGAAGTAATCGATCCGGTTGTCGGCCTGACGGGCTTCCAAGCACGGAGAATTGCATTCAATATCAATATTCCGGCTTCACTTATAAATAAAGCTTCCAAGCTGATGGTTAACTTATATACTGCTTTCGTTGAAAAAGATTGCTCAATCGCAGAAATCAACCCATTAGTGGTTACGGGCGACGGCAATGTAATGGCACTTGATGCTAAATTGAATTTTGATGATAATGCGATTTACCGCCAAAAAGACATCGCGGAATTCCGTGATTTGGATGAAGAGGATGCAAAAGAGATTGAAGCATCCAAACATGGCCTTAGTTACATATCGCTTGACGGAAATATCGGATGCATGGTTAATGGTGCCGGGCTTGCTATGGCGACGATGGACATCATTAAACATTATATGGGAGATCCGGCTAACTTCCTTGACGTTGGTGGCGGCGCCACTGAGGAAAAAGTGAAAGAGGCTTTCAAAATCATCCTTTCCGATAAAAATGTTAAAGGCATCTTCGTTAATATCTTCGGAGGAATCATGAAATGTGACATCATCGCAACAGGCGTCGTGGCTGCTGCTAAAGAGCTTGGCCTGGATGTCCCTCTTGTTGTTCGTCTTGAAGGAACGAATGTGGACCTTGGCAAAAAGATTCTAAAAGAGTCAGGTTTAAATATTACGGCTGCTGAATCAATGGCTGATGGAGCACAAAAAATAGTATCACTTGTAGGATAA
- the ftsY gene encoding signal recognition particle-docking protein FtsY: protein MSFFKKLKEKFTTQEEKEKSVEAEVSIGEKFKQGLTKTRNSFTGRVNELVARYRKVDEDFFEELEEILIQADVGFDTVMELIDQLKMEVKLRNISDTREVQSVISEKLVEIYQGDDEATSSLNIQEEGLTVILFVGVNGVGKTTTIGKLAHKFKTEGKSVVLAAGDTFRAGAIEQLEVWGERVGVSVIKQGEGSDPAAVMFDAIQAAKARKADILICDTAGRLQNKVNLMKELEKVKRVIEREVPGAPHEVLLALDATTGQNALIQAKTFKEATNVSGIVLTKLDGTAKGGIVLAIRNELAIPVKFVGLGEKMDDLQEFDAEKYVYGLFADIIDKEEI from the coding sequence ATGAGTTTTTTCAAAAAGCTAAAAGAGAAATTTACGACCCAGGAAGAAAAAGAAAAATCAGTTGAAGCAGAAGTATCCATAGGGGAAAAATTCAAGCAAGGTTTGACGAAGACGAGGAATTCCTTTACTGGAAGGGTTAATGAACTTGTTGCCCGTTACCGGAAAGTGGATGAGGACTTTTTTGAAGAACTTGAAGAAATCCTGATACAGGCTGATGTGGGCTTTGATACTGTGATGGAACTGATTGATCAATTAAAAATGGAAGTCAAGCTTCGTAATATCTCTGATACGAGGGAAGTGCAGTCCGTTATTTCCGAAAAGCTTGTTGAAATCTACCAAGGTGATGATGAAGCGACTTCAAGCCTGAATATACAAGAAGAAGGTTTGACGGTCATTTTGTTTGTAGGGGTTAATGGGGTAGGTAAAACGACAACCATTGGTAAACTTGCCCATAAATTCAAAACTGAAGGTAAATCTGTCGTATTGGCTGCCGGGGATACCTTCCGTGCCGGTGCGATCGAACAGCTTGAGGTTTGGGGAGAGCGTGTCGGTGTCAGTGTAATCAAACAGGGTGAAGGCTCTGATCCTGCAGCGGTCATGTTCGATGCCATTCAGGCCGCCAAGGCACGAAAAGCGGATATACTGATCTGCGACACGGCTGGTCGCTTACAGAATAAAGTGAATTTAATGAAGGAATTGGAAAAGGTGAAACGTGTAATTGAACGTGAAGTACCAGGTGCACCACACGAGGTGTTGCTTGCCCTTGATGCTACAACTGGGCAAAATGCCCTTATTCAGGCCAAGACATTCAAGGAAGCGACCAATGTTTCCGGTATTGTTTTAACAAAGCTTGATGGCACCGCAAAAGGTGGAATTGTTTTGGCAATTCGCAATGAATTGGCCATTCCCGTTAAATTTGTCGGGCTAGGTGAAAAAATGGACGATCTACAGGAATTCGATGCTGAGAAATATGTTTATGGCCTTTTTGCTGATATCATCGATAAAGAAGAGATTTAG
- the lepB gene encoding signal peptidase I, translating into MAKKKNELWEWTKAVIIAVIAATLIRYFLLAPIVVDGNSMMPTLKDTDRMIVNKISYSIGEPKRFDIIVFEAPEGKDYIKRVIGLPGEKVEYRDDTLYVNGKAYDEPYLDEYKEQLIDGGDLTEPFTLSDVIEQGTVPEDTLFVLGDNRRFSKDSRHIGVGVVPYDKVLGKTKLVYWPIEDFRLAE; encoded by the coding sequence ATGGCGAAAAAGAAAAATGAATTGTGGGAATGGACGAAGGCGGTCATAATCGCGGTTATAGCGGCGACGCTGATTCGTTATTTCCTCCTGGCTCCTATTGTTGTGGACGGTAATTCCATGATGCCGACATTAAAGGATACGGACCGCATGATCGTTAATAAAATCTCCTATTCGATTGGCGAACCGAAAAGATTCGACATTATCGTTTTCGAAGCTCCTGAAGGCAAAGATTACATAAAACGGGTCATCGGATTGCCAGGGGAAAAAGTGGAATATAGAGATGATACTCTTTACGTGAATGGAAAAGCTTATGATGAGCCATACTTGGATGAATATAAAGAACAATTGATTGATGGCGGGGATTTGACGGAGCCTTTTACATTAAGTGATGTCATAGAACAAGGAACGGTACCTGAGGACACTCTATTTGTCCTAGGGGATAATCGTCGTTTTAGTAAGGATAGCCGCCATATTGGCGTAGGTGTCGTTCCTTACGATAAAGTGTTAGGAAAAACTAAATTAGTTTATTGGCCGATTGAAGACTTTCGATTGGCGGAATAG
- the trmD gene encoding tRNA (guanosine(37)-N1)-methyltransferase TrmD — protein MKIDVLSLFPEMFEGVFGSSILKKAAEKQAVSYKVTNFRDYADNKHSTVDDYPYGGGAGMVLKAQPIFDAVEALKGQGELTPRVVLLCPQGERYTQKKAEEFAEEEHLIFICGHYEGYDERIREHVVTDEISIGDFVLTGGELGAMVIIDSVVRLLPGVLGNVDSPILDSYSSGLLEHPHYTRPADFRGMKVPDPLISGNHKKIDEWRMKESLRRTWIRRPDLLDSYELSEVEKKLLSEIKKED, from the coding sequence ATGAAAATCGATGTGCTTTCGCTTTTTCCAGAAATGTTCGAAGGGGTATTTGGTTCGTCAATCTTAAAAAAGGCTGCGGAAAAGCAGGCTGTCAGCTACAAGGTGACCAACTTTCGGGATTATGCAGATAATAAACATTCGACGGTAGACGATTATCCGTATGGCGGCGGTGCCGGAATGGTATTGAAGGCACAACCGATCTTTGATGCTGTGGAAGCTCTAAAAGGGCAAGGTGAGCTAACCCCAAGGGTAGTCCTGCTTTGTCCCCAGGGAGAGCGTTACACGCAGAAAAAAGCCGAAGAGTTTGCTGAAGAGGAACATCTCATTTTCATTTGCGGGCATTATGAAGGCTATGATGAGCGCATCCGGGAGCATGTCGTCACTGATGAAATATCGATTGGTGACTTTGTGCTTACAGGTGGGGAATTGGGTGCAATGGTCATAATTGACAGCGTTGTGCGCTTGCTGCCTGGCGTTCTTGGAAATGTTGACTCCCCGATTCTTGATTCCTATTCTTCTGGTTTGTTAGAGCATCCCCATTATACTAGACCTGCAGATTTCCGGGGGATGAAAGTTCCCGATCCGCTAATATCCGGGAATCATAAAAAAATCGATGAATGGCGGATGAAGGAATCTCTGCGCAGAACTTGGATTCGACGTCCGGATTTGCTCGATAGTTATGAACTATCGGAAGTTGAAAAAAAATTATTATCCGAGATTAAAAAAGAAGACTGA
- a CDS encoding KH domain-containing protein: MKALIETIVSALVDYPEEVIVTSKEESDRIVYILSVHKEDMGKVIGKQGRVAKAIRTVVYAAGSSQQKKIYLEISE, encoded by the coding sequence ATGAAAGCACTGATTGAAACGATTGTTTCAGCACTTGTGGATTATCCGGAAGAGGTCATCGTGACCTCCAAGGAAGAATCCGACCGGATTGTTTATATCCTCTCCGTTCATAAAGAGGACATGGGCAAGGTGATCGGTAAACAAGGGCGTGTTGCTAAGGCGATTCGGACTGTGGTATATGCAGCAGGATCTTCACAGCAGAAGAAAATCTATTTGGAGATTTCCGAATAA
- the rplS gene encoding 50S ribosomal protein L19, which yields MQNLINEITKEQLRSDLPSFRPGDTVRVHVKVIEGTRERIQLFEGVVIKRRGGGVSETFTVRKISYGVGVERAFPVHTPKIAKLEVIRHGKVRRAKLYYLRELRGKKARIKEIRR from the coding sequence ATGCAAAATCTTATTAACGAAATCACAAAAGAACAACTTCGCTCAGATCTTCCATCATTCAGACCTGGTGACACAGTACGTGTACACGTAAAGGTTATTGAAGGAACTCGCGAACGTATCCAGTTGTTTGAAGGCGTTGTAATCAAACGTCGTGGCGGCGGAGTTAGTGAAACTTTCACAGTACGTAAGATCTCTTACGGCGTTGGAGTAGAACGTGCTTTCCCTGTTCACACACCAAAAATTGCGAAACTAGAAGTTATCCGTCACGGTAAAGTACGTCGTGCGAAACTTTATTACCTACGCGAACTTCGTGGTAAAAAAGCACGTATTAAAGAAATTCGTCGTTAA
- a CDS encoding ribonuclease HII: MSIKEISSKLMTIREPEDSFLQECREDGRKGVTDLVSKWQRTYEKEQHLRDAFTEMTEFERQLRKQGFSILAGIDEVGRGPLAGPVVTSAVILPESFYLPGLNDSKKIPESKRERFYEMIFKEALSIGVGVVHSEVIDEINIYQATKKAMVAAVNDLTELPDHLLIDAMELDVPIPQLSLIKGDARSISISAASIIAKVTRDRMMKEYGEKYPQYGFEKHMGYGTSQHLEALGTHGLTPWHRRSFAPVKEIAARTKG; this comes from the coding sequence ATGAGCATTAAGGAAATCTCCTCAAAGTTAATGACAATAAGAGAGCCCGAGGATTCATTTTTACAAGAATGCCGGGAGGACGGAAGAAAGGGAGTAACCGACTTAGTAAGCAAATGGCAAAGAACTTATGAAAAAGAACAACATCTAAGGGATGCTTTCACGGAAATGACAGAGTTTGAACGGCAATTGCGAAAACAGGGGTTTTCCATTTTGGCTGGTATCGATGAAGTGGGAAGAGGACCGCTCGCAGGACCAGTTGTGACGAGTGCAGTCATCTTGCCTGAATCTTTTTATTTACCGGGTCTTAATGATTCTAAAAAAATTCCAGAGTCAAAAAGGGAACGGTTTTATGAGATGATTTTTAAGGAAGCACTATCAATAGGTGTGGGTGTTGTACATAGCGAAGTTATTGATGAAATCAATATATACCAAGCCACTAAAAAGGCGATGGTGGCCGCAGTGAACGATTTGACAGAACTTCCTGATCATTTGTTGATTGATGCGATGGAACTGGATGTGCCCATTCCCCAGCTTTCACTCATAAAGGGGGACGCAAGAAGCATTAGCATCTCTGCGGCCTCTATAATAGCGAAAGTGACCCGTGATAGGATGATGAAGGAATATGGTGAAAAATATCCGCAATATGGTTTCGAAAAGCACATGGGTTACGGGACGAGCCAACATTTAGAAGCACTCGGCACGCACGGGCTTACACCTTGGCATAGAAGAAGTTTTGCACCAGTTAAGGAAATCGCTGCACGAACGAAGGGCTAA
- the sucD gene encoding succinate--CoA ligase subunit alpha, producing the protein MSVYINKDTKVIVQGITGATALFHTKQMLEYGTKIVGGVTPGKGGTEAEGVPVFNTVSEAVTETGANASVIYVPAPFAADAILEAVDAELDLVICITEHIPVLDMVKVKRYMEGKKTRLIGPNCPGVITPEECKIGIMPGYIHKKGHVGVVSRSGTLTYEAVHQLSQAGIGQSSAVGIGGDPVNGTDFIDVLKAFNDDPETHAVIMIGEIGGTAEEEAAIWVKENMTKPVVGFIGGRTAPAGKRMGHAGAIISGGKGTADEKIRVMNECGIKVAETPSVMGETLISVLKEKEIYEPCKTH; encoded by the coding sequence ATGAGCGTTTATATTAATAAAGATACGAAAGTGATCGTTCAGGGAATCACTGGTGCAACAGCATTATTTCATACAAAACAAATGTTGGAATACGGCACGAAAATCGTTGGAGGAGTCACTCCGGGTAAAGGTGGAACAGAGGCGGAAGGGGTACCTGTATTCAATACAGTTTCCGAAGCTGTCACTGAAACCGGAGCGAATGCTTCCGTTATCTATGTACCGGCGCCATTTGCTGCTGATGCAATTCTGGAAGCCGTAGACGCAGAACTTGATCTTGTCATTTGTATCACGGAACATATTCCTGTCCTGGATATGGTCAAGGTTAAGCGGTACATGGAAGGCAAAAAAACTCGCTTGATCGGACCGAACTGCCCAGGTGTCATTACTCCTGAAGAGTGTAAGATTGGTATCATGCCAGGATATATCCACAAAAAAGGCCATGTAGGTGTAGTTTCACGTTCTGGAACTTTAACGTACGAAGCTGTTCACCAATTATCGCAAGCAGGCATCGGGCAATCTTCGGCTGTCGGTATCGGTGGGGATCCAGTTAATGGAACGGATTTCATTGACGTATTGAAGGCATTCAATGATGATCCGGAAACACATGCTGTGATTATGATCGGGGAAATCGGCGGAACGGCAGAAGAAGAAGCAGCAATCTGGGTGAAGGAAAATATGACTAAGCCAGTTGTTGGTTTCATTGGTGGCCGTACGGCTCCTGCCGGTAAACGCATGGGACATGCTGGTGCCATTATCTCAGGAGGAAAAGGAACTGCTGACGAGAAAATCCGCGTTATGAACGAATGTGGAATTAAAGTTGCCGAAACTCCATCCGTAATGGGTGAAACATTGATTTCCGTCTTGAAAGAAAAAGAGATATACGAACCTTGTAAAACACATTAA
- a CDS encoding putative DNA-binding protein — MLEKTTRINYLYDFYQSLLTEKQQSYMSLYYLDDYSLGEIAEEYEVSRQAVYDNIKRTEAMLEEYEAKLLLFQKFQERNQWIANMKGLIEKDSFSKEELLDAITTLEKLD, encoded by the coding sequence ATGCTTGAAAAGACAACGCGGATTAATTATTTGTATGACTTTTACCAATCGTTGTTAACAGAGAAGCAGCAGAGCTACATGTCCCTCTACTATCTGGATGATTACTCTCTTGGCGAGATTGCCGAAGAATACGAAGTCAGTAGGCAGGCAGTCTATGATAATATAAAAAGAACGGAAGCGATGCTTGAGGAATATGAAGCAAAGCTTTTGTTATTTCAAAAATTTCAAGAGCGTAACCAGTGGATTGCGAATATGAAGGGACTCATAGAAAAGGATTCCTTTTCAAAAGAGGAGCTGCTTGACGCAATCACAACGCTTGAGAAGTTGGATTAG
- the rimM gene encoding ribosome maturation factor RimM (Essential for efficient processing of 16S rRNA), with amino-acid sequence MEKWFNVGKIVNTHGLLGEVRVISSTDFPEKRYKVGNTLYLFRDTEKKPLPLIIRSHRTHKNFNLLTFENYYNVGQVEAFKNGVLKVKEAQLGKLDEGEFYFHEIIGCSVFTDEGMEVGEIIEVLTPGANDVWVIKKAGSKDILIPYIDQIVKEVDISAKKVIITPMEGLLD; translated from the coding sequence ATGGAAAAATGGTTTAATGTAGGTAAAATTGTCAACACACATGGCCTTTTAGGAGAAGTCCGTGTTATTTCTTCAACAGACTTTCCGGAAAAACGATACAAAGTGGGAAATACTCTGTATTTGTTTAGGGACACGGAGAAAAAACCTTTGCCGCTTATCATCAGGTCGCATCGCACCCATAAAAACTTTAACCTGTTGACGTTCGAGAACTATTATAACGTCGGACAGGTCGAGGCTTTTAAAAACGGGGTCCTGAAAGTCAAGGAAGCGCAGCTTGGTAAATTGGACGAAGGTGAGTTCTACTTCCATGAAATCATCGGCTGTTCGGTATTTACGGATGAAGGCATGGAAGTTGGGGAAATCATTGAGGTTCTTACGCCTGGTGCCAATGATGTTTGGGTCATTAAGAAAGCTGGCAGTAAGGACATCCTGATCCCATATATTGATCAAATTGTAAAAGAAGTGGATATTTCCGCTAAAAAGGTCATCATTACACCGATGGAAGGACTTTTGGACTGA
- a CDS encoding YlqD family protein, producing the protein MKILQNVIVNQVLTESSKNQLLEKYKSKRLQLQKESEQLRFELKKLEKTRTLQPASLRAHFEKEINQRQEKIKLLEFQMEQLEILPAGSELKEREVQSIIDVEIGADWDEIMATKTIVIKDGIVSEIR; encoded by the coding sequence ATGAAAATTCTCCAAAATGTAATCGTTAACCAAGTATTAACGGAATCCAGCAAGAATCAGCTCCTCGAGAAATACAAGTCAAAACGCCTTCAGCTTCAAAAAGAGAGTGAACAGCTTCGCTTTGAACTGAAAAAACTTGAAAAAACAAGAACTCTCCAACCTGCTAGTCTCCGTGCTCATTTTGAAAAAGAAATAAACCAGAGGCAAGAAAAAATTAAACTGCTTGAATTTCAAATGGAGCAGTTGGAGATCCTTCCCGCAGGTAGTGAATTGAAGGAACGAGAAGTTCAAAGTATCATTGATGTGGAAATTGGGGCAGATTGGGACGAAATTATGGCAACGAAGACCATTGTCATTAAAGATGGAATCGTCTCGGAAATTCGTTAG